The genomic DNA TAACCTTGACCGGCTTCTCTCAACATCCTTTTGCTAAATTTCCGTGAATTCCTCATTCAAAAGTCCCCTCCAAATTGCTTTAAAAGAATAAAGGGAGCGAAATCGCTCACCTTAATTCTTTTTTATTTCTTTGTTCGCCTGTTTTTGTGCATCTTTTAATGCTTCATCCAATGGGCGCTCTCCTAAATAAGCTGAAATGAACTGGTTGTTGAAATTGTTCGTGATGATTGGCAGGTTAGGGCTGTCTTGCCAAACTGTCGCATAAGGAGCACCAGCAACCAGTGCAGAACGAAGAGGGTCCTCATCATAGCCAAGTTTTTCAGCGACGGATTTACGTGTAGGGAGTGCAAATCCTTTGCTTGTCCAAGTTTCCATACCTTCCTTACCTGTCAAATAGGAAATCAATTCCCAGGCAGCTTCTTTATGTTCAGATTGCTTGTTCATCACATATGCCACTGTGTAAGCCATCGTGGATTGCTTTCCGTTGATTTGGGGGACTTCTGCTGTGCCATACTCCAATTCAGGGAAGGTATCCTCTAAATAAGGAATCGCCCAGTTCCCTTCAATGACCATAGCCGCTTTTCCTTGACCGAACATTTCTCCTCCCCAAGAAGCGCCCACTTCTGAAGGTTCAGCTAACGTTTTATCTTCCAAGTGCTGGTCGACAATTGGTTGAAGGGCATCGATGACCGGTTCAGTTGCAAAATTGGCTTTCCCTTCCTTCACGACATCTCCGCCATCTGATTCTGCGATATATTGGAGACGTGCAAGCTCAGGCGCTACTCCAAATCCAAAGCGATCTGTTCCATCCGTTAATTGCTTAGAAACCTGGCGTAATTCTTCCCATGTTTTTGGAGGTTCGGAGATCCCAGCTTCTTCAAACATTTTTTTGTTATAAAAGAGAGCGAGGGTAGAGTAGTCCTTTGGAAAACCGTAATACGTCTCGTCCTTCTTAAAGGCTTCCAGCATCGGTTTTTCAAAATCCTCTATATCAAACTCATCCGTAACATACTCGTTAAGTGGTTCGAGCACTCCAGTTTTGATTAGACCTGGAGCTTCAAATGCGTCTAGATAAAACACATCGGCCGCTTCGCCACCGATTAAACGTGTTTTCATTACATCCATGTATTGATCCGAAATGATGTCCAGTTTGACATCAATATTCGGATGCTTTTCTTCAAAGTCATCAAGAGTCTGCTGGAGAAGTTTTTTCTCGGAAGGATTTCCGCCCCAGCCGCTAAGTGTGATTTCAACTTTCTCTCCATCATCACTGCTGTTTTTATCGTTACTGCTGCAACCTACTAACACACTGCTGAATACAATTGCGGTGATACTTAATGTACTGACCCACTTTTTTGCTTTCATTATGATTTACCCCTTTCAAATTTTTGAATTCAGTTATTGATGATGATCTCCAGACCGGTTGTATTTTGTAGAATGTGGACATTGTTTTTGCCTTCAGCTTTCTCAGCCCTTAATGAAAGAACACCTCCTGCTATCGATAAGTCTTCAATCAATATGGAATTCAATGAATCTGGTAAAGCTACATTAAGACTGATATGGCCGCTCAGGCTATCCGGGAATAGGCCAAGCATAGATTGGATGAACGTTAGTGGTGTCCCAGCAGCCCAAGCTTGTGGTGAGCAAGCGACAGGATACTTGATCGGCTTGCCGCGCCCATTGTCATAGCCACAAAATAGTTCTGGTAAACGATGATATTCAAATGATCTTGAAGCATCCATCAGACCTTCGATGACCTTATTGAACGGGTCTATATTTTTGGTTTTGCTCATACCTAAAATGACTAAGCTATTATCATGTGGCCAAACACTGCCATCATGGTAGCTCATCGGATTATAGGCTGCTTCGCCTTCTCCCATGGTACGGATGCCGTAACCACTAAACATCGAAGGGGAGACGAGCTTTTCGCTGACGAGATGAGCTTTATCAGTATCCAGGATACCTGTTAACAAGAGGTGCCCTGGATTGGATGTTATGGTACCGACTTGTTTTTTATCTTTATCTAAGGCGATGGCGAAAAATTGGACATCCTCCATCCAAAACGCACGGTTGAAGTTCTCTTTGAGCAAAGCTGCTTCTTTTTCTAATCGGTTTGCTGTTTCTTCATCATTTTGATAACGGAATAGTCTAGCAATCTCGGTCTTTGCTTGATAAACATAGCCCTGCACTTCAGCCAATGCGATCGGCGATTGTGCAAAAGTTCCGTCTCGATGGACAACGGAATCTGCAGAATCTTTCCACCCTTGATTGGCGATCCCTTTTGAAGATTCTTGGTGATATTCCACGAATCCGTCCCCGTCCCGATCACCGTACTCATCAATCCATGTTAATGCCGCTTTCACATTCGGAAGTAATTCCTTGAAGGTATCGATGTCCTTCGTCCATTTCACATAATCTGCAAGTAATACAAGAAAGAGTGGTGTCGAGTCAATGGATCCATAATAAGGTGTGAATGGAACCTGATTCGTATTAGCGAGCTCACCTTTCCGTAATTCATGCATGATCTTACCCGGTTGCTCATCACGCCATTGATCATGATTTTCACCTTGGAAAGCTGCCATGGTCTTTAGAGTTCCTTT from Pseudalkalibacillus sp. SCS-8 includes the following:
- a CDS encoding ABC transporter substrate-binding protein, whose protein sequence is MKAKKWVSTLSITAIVFSSVLVGCSSNDKNSSDDGEKVEITLSGWGGNPSEKKLLQQTLDDFEEKHPNIDVKLDIISDQYMDVMKTRLIGGEAADVFYLDAFEAPGLIKTGVLEPLNEYVTDEFDIEDFEKPMLEAFKKDETYYGFPKDYSTLALFYNKKMFEEAGISEPPKTWEELRQVSKQLTDGTDRFGFGVAPELARLQYIAESDGGDVVKEGKANFATEPVIDALQPIVDQHLEDKTLAEPSEVGASWGGEMFGQGKAAMVIEGNWAIPYLEDTFPELEYGTAEVPQINGKQSTMAYTVAYVMNKQSEHKEAAWELISYLTGKEGMETWTSKGFALPTRKSVAEKLGYDEDPLRSALVAGAPYATVWQDSPNLPIITNNFNNQFISAYLGERPLDEALKDAQKQANKEIKKN
- a CDS encoding amylo-alpha-1,6-glucosidase, producing MDYRVIKENDLFLLTNESGNIPTDHPYGLGLYTKDTRFLSQYSMKINGMDPILLSSDANENYVSTLLLTNPHIENDGEVELWRESIEIMRKRFIFDGVLYENIVVKNYNPQTVTFQLSLHMDADFKDMFIVRGFQHGEVGSISEYMADDHSLSIAYEGADSIKRKTKVMWDKKPSKVHQAGDIHFDFTLSHSESESIQLTVCPITGNENVQPINPEQALSQLESSYQSWDESTTKVTTDNSELQNLLDRSLKDLRVLLNDIGYGSFPVAGLPWFGVPFGRDSLITALQMLPYEPKVAKGTLKTMAAFQGENHDQWRDEQPGKIMHELRKGELANTNQVPFTPYYGSIDSTPLFLVLLADYVKWTKDIDTFKELLPNVKAALTWIDEYGDRDGDGFVEYHQESSKGIANQGWKDSADSVVHRDGTFAQSPIALAEVQGYVYQAKTEIARLFRYQNDEETANRLEKEAALLKENFNRAFWMEDVQFFAIALDKDKKQVGTITSNPGHLLLTGILDTDKAHLVSEKLVSPSMFSGYGIRTMGEGEAAYNPMSYHDGSVWPHDNSLVILGMSKTKNIDPFNKVIEGLMDASRSFEYHRLPELFCGYDNGRGKPIKYPVACSPQAWAAGTPLTFIQSMLGLFPDSLSGHISLNVALPDSLNSILIEDLSIAGGVLSLRAEKAEGKNNVHILQNTTGLEIIINN